Below is a window of Planctomycetes bacterium MalM25 DNA.
TGAACTGCGTGTACTCGCCGTCCGGCTCGCGGCGCCAGTACAGCGGCCCCCGCCAGCCTTCGGCTTGGACCGTCGCCCAGCCCTCGGCGAGCCAATGCATTGGGGTCTCGTAACCGCCATCGCGGATGAACTGCTGGTACTCGCCGCAGGTGACCGGCCGCGTGGCGAGCTCGAACGGCGGGACGAGGGCATCGTGCCTCGGGTACTCGTTGTCGTACGCGAAGCCCTCGCCGGTGTGGCCGATCGGGACCACGCCGCCGTCGAACGCAACCCAGTCGAGTGGCGTCGGTTCGCTGTCGCGCAGCGGCTCGGGGCGGTAGACCGGGTCGAGCGGGTTCTGGGAGAGCGCATGACGGATGTCGGTCAGCAACAGCTCCTGATGCTGCTGCTCGTGGTGGAGGCCAACTTCAAGAATGCCCCGAACCTCGGGCTCGTCGAATAAAGCCTGCGCTTCGAGTCGCTCGACCGCCTCGTCAACCCGCTTGCGGTAGTCGAGCGCCTCGCCGAGGGTCGGCCGCGAGATGAGTCCCCGCTGCGCACGCGGAAACTGCTCGCCGACCGTGTTGTAGTACGAGTTGAACAGCACCGCGTACGCGGGATCGACGGCCTGGTAGCCGGATTGCTCGCGGTCGAAGCGGCCCACGAGAAAGGTCTCGAAGAACCAAGTCGTGTGCGCCAGGTGCCACTTCGCGGGGCTCGCGTCGGGCATCGACTGGAGCGTCGAGTCCTCGGGCGTGAGGGTCTCGGCGAGGCGCTCGGAGAAGCGGCGGACGCGTTGGTAATTAGAAGGCATGAGGCGCGAGATAGGAGGCGCGAGGATGGCTCGCCCGAGCCGCGACCGTCAGGGAGCCGCCAAGAGAGCCCGGGACCACGTTATACGCGGTTCTCGCACCCCGGTTCAGTCGGCCCGCTGGATCACCGCGGCGACCGCCTGGCCGGTGAGGGCGTAGTTGAGGGCCAGCATCGCGTCGCCCGTGGCGGGGCGGTGCTCCGGGCTGGCGTTCACTGGGCAGGCGGGGTCGGGCGTGTCGTAGTTGAGCGTCGCGGGGACGAGGCCGTCCCGCCAGCCGATGAGCGCGAGCGCCAGCTCGATCGCCCCGCACGCGGCGCCCGACGATCCGACGTAGCTGGTCGGTGCGGTGACCGGCGTTTGACCGAGGGTCTCCGCCAGCGCGGCCGCCTCGACCGCGTCGGTCTCAGGTCGGGCCGAGCCGTGGGCCTTCACCATAGCCAAGTCCTCGGGAGCGACCTTGGCTTGATCGAGCGAACCGGCAACCGCGTTGCGGATCGCCAGTCCGGTTGGCTTGCGGGTCTCGATGCTCGGCTCGGTGCGGGCCACGACCGAGGCGATCCGGCCCCACGGTTGCCCGCCCCGTTGGGCGAAGCCGCGGCGTTCGGCGTGCTCGCGGCTCTCGAGGACGAAGTACGCGGCGCCCTCGCCGGCGACCGAGCCGTCGCGGTCCGCGTCGAAGGGGCGGCACGCCTTCTCGGGCTCGTCGGCCCGGCGGCTGAGCCCGGCGCCGCCGTGGAACAGCAGATCGGTCAGGTCGAGCTTGGTGCTCGTGCCGCCGGCGAGCATCACGTCGGCCGCGCCGCGCTCGATCGCGGCGGCCGCCTCGCCGATCGCCAGCAGGCTGGACACGTCGCCCAGCGAGATCGTGTTGGTCGGGCCGAACGCCTGCCGGCGTATGCCGATGTGGCACGCGGCCATGTTCGGCAGGTACTTGAGCATCCAGAGCGGGAAGAGCTGGCGCATGCCCTGGGCGCCCCACTGCTTTAGATCGACCGCGCCCTCTTCGTTGAGACTCTCCGCGAGCGGCGCGGCGAGCTCGTCGAGGCCGCAGTAGAGCAGCCCCGCGGCGCCCACCACCCCGACCCGGTCCGAGTCGACCTCCACGTCCGCCAGCCCGGCGTCCTCCC
It encodes the following:
- the egtB gene encoding Iron(II)-dependent oxidoreductase EgtB → MPSNYQRVRRFSERLAETLTPEDSTLQSMPDASPAKWHLAHTTWFFETFLVGRFDREQSGYQAVDPAYAVLFNSYYNTVGEQFPRAQRGLISRPTLGEALDYRKRVDEAVERLEAQALFDEPEVRGILEVGLHHEQQHQELLLTDIRHALSQNPLDPVYRPEPLRDSEPTPLDWVAFDGGVVPIGHTGEGFAYDNEYPRHDALVPPFELATRPVTCGEYQQFIRDGGYETPMHWLAEGWATVQAEGWRGPLYWRREPDGEYTQFTLAGRVPIDPHAPVTCLSYFEADAYARWVGARLPTEQEWETACLAPPATGGLQENQPVRGGFVDELLEASQGVQPALAGVCGGGQDKKFTTPLVAMRGEVWEWTASPYTPYPGYRAAEGALGEYNGKFMVNQQVLRGGSCATSSDHLRATYRNFFPTSARWQFSGVRLAR
- the fabF_5 gene encoding 3-oxoacyl-[acyl-carrier-protein] synthase 2, with protein sequence MPEVLLTGVGVVSPLGIGVEPVRAALEARQSGVKPIPEYAEVGWIAPFGGRVEGFEGKQYVKPRKSLKVMAREIQLGYAAGELAWEDAGLADVEVDSDRVGVVGAAGLLYCGLDELAAPLAESLNEEGAVDLKQWGAQGMRQLFPLWMLKYLPNMAACHIGIRRQAFGPTNTISLGDVSSLLAIGEAAAAIERGAADVMLAGGTSTKLDLTDLLFHGGAGLSRRADEPEKACRPFDADRDGSVAGEGAAYFVLESREHAERRGFAQRGGQPWGRIASVVARTEPSIETRKPTGLAIRNAVAGSLDQAKVAPEDLAMVKAHGSARPETDAVEAAALAETLGQTPVTAPTSYVGSSGAACGAIELALALIGWRDGLVPATLNYDTPDPACPVNASPEHRPATGDAMLALNYALTGQAVAAVIQRAD